The genomic DNA TTTTCAAGTCATGGCTATTCGTTATGGCGTATGTTTAAAGTGATGATGTCGACACCTTACTATAAATTAATAGAGCGGATTAACATTGTGAGAGGGAGTCTCTCAACATTTGAGCACTTAACGAATGAGATGGCCAATGTCGATTTAAATGATATTGCCCAGGAAATAACAGTGCCTTTTTACGTTTTGCAAGGTGTCCATGATTTGCAAACGACGTATGAAGATAGTAAAGCCTTTTTTGATCGTGTGGCTTCAAAAGATAAGCATTTCTATGCCTTTCAAGATACGGCACATGCACCTTTTATAGACGAACCTCAAAAAATGCTCGCAATTATGCATAAGATTGTTGACCATGACGTAAGGTCATCGTGTACAACGTAAATAAGGAGGTGAGATCAATGTCCCATTATTCGACAGGTGAGCTTGCTGAAAAGTTCAATATTTCAAAGCGAACGTTACAATATTATGATCGACAAAAGTTATTAAAGCCAGCCTTTGTTAAAGATAATCAATATCGTATTTATACTGATCGTGAAGCGGAACAATTGAACCTGATTTTAATGATGAAGTCTTTAGGTTTAAGTTTGGCTGAAATCCGAAAATTGATTCATGCAGAGGGCACACTTAAGACGGTTCGTTCAATTTTAGAACAAAAAATAAGTGCATCAGAAGAAATGATTCAGCAACAACAACTTCAATTAAAGCAGATGAAAACAATTCAAAAAATGATTGCTACGTCATCAACAGCACCTGTGCATACACTATCGGACATTGAGAAAATAATGAAAAATCAACCTTATTTATCTCAGTTAACACAAAAAACGATGGTCCTGGGTACTACAGCATCATTCGCTAATGTCATTGGAATCAGTCTTAGTTTGAAAAGCCAAACCGCGTGGCCAACAGCTATAGCATTGACTTATAGTGCTATTGTTGCGTACCGTATGACAGTCGATTATTATGGCAAGGTAAAATATCAATGTCCAAACTGTCAGACAACGTTCAAACCTGACTTATGGACTTGGGCGTTTGCAAGCCATACATCAACAACACGGAAATTCGAATGTCCCCATTGTCATTTTAATGGATACTGTACTGAAGTTTATGATGAAAGTTAAGCATGCAAATCCCACATGGAACAGAATCCGATTTTTTAAATGCGCATTGTTAAATTGAACAAAAATTTGAAGGGATCACGGTGGTAGGGAAGATTGTTTTTGATGAAAGCTTGATTTAAAGCAATGCATCAAATCTGTCATTTGCTACCACTTTTCTTATGATGTGTTTTTTATGGGTTCAAAAATCGCTTTATATATAAGACTTTATCAGACATACTATGTTGTAAGCGCTTAAAATATTCGTTGAAATACAATCAGCAAGGGGATAATATGGAGGTGTATTTGAATTTTAGAAAGAGGAAGTGTTAGGCGTGAACATACTTGCAATCACATCTTGTCCCAATGGTATTGCACATACATATATGGCACAAGAAAAGTTAGAACAAGCTGCAAAAAAGCTAGGTGTCAGCATTAAAGTTGAGACACAAGGCGGTATCGGGGTCGAAAATGAATTGACAGCAGAAGAGATTGAAAAAGCAGACGGTATTATTATTGCATCAGATCGACAAGTTGACTTATCACGTTTTGATGGAAAACCTTTAATTAGAGAAAGCGTCCGTGCAGGAATTCATCAACCAGAAGCTCTGATACAACGCGTTATTGATGGACATGTGCCAATCTATCAAGGTGATAAAATGAATGCATCTTCTGAAGGTGTTTCAGAGAACAATACGTCTACGAAGCATCAGGGTGTTCAAGCAGTCTATCAGCACCTTATGAATGGTGTTTCTTTCATGGTCCCATTTATTGTAGTAGGGGGATTGTTGATTGCCATTGCCTTATCATTAGGAGGCGAAAAGACCGCAACACATGGTTTAGTAATTCCGGATGACTCGTTTTGGAAGCCTTTTGAAAAAATAGGGGCATTGTCTTTTAGTTTTATGGTTCCTATCTTAGCTGGGTATATCGCGATGAGTATAGCTGATAAACCAGGACTCGTTCCAGGTATGATTGGAGGCGCGATAGCGGCGGATGGAAGTTTTTATGGCAGTGATGCAGGTGCAGGCTTTTTAGGAGGAATTGTCGCAGGATTTTTAGCGGGCTATATCG from Staphylococcus schleiferi includes the following:
- a CDS encoding MerR family transcriptional regulator, encoding MSHYSTGELAEKFNISKRTLQYYDRQKLLKPAFVKDNQYRIYTDREAEQLNLILMMKSLGLSLAEIRKLIHAEGTLKTVRSILEQKISASEEMIQQQQLQLKQMKTIQKMIATSSTAPVHTLSDIEKIMKNQPYLSQLTQKTMVLGTTASFANVIGISLSLKSQTAWPTAIALTYSAIVAYRMTVDYYGKVKYQCPNCQTTFKPDLWTWAFASHTSTTRKFECPHCHFNGYCTEVYDES